A genome region from Equus caballus isolate H_3958 breed thoroughbred chromosome 19, TB-T2T, whole genome shotgun sequence includes the following:
- the LOC138919040 gene encoding spermatogenesis-associated protein 31D4-like, with protein sequence MEFSQWNVLSFLNSHMELFLSICSTFLDSDYNLSIVCGLWLLLLFLCFLVGIPSLPTLWKTKIYQKRQGRAKRRRKGGTSSGWRNYQRETEEKRRLISILKRPLGRPLDTTRIRQLLCPDPSCEVCNSTTAEINRLLFLEDLEDDTASVSSMASTASGTESSFTLSSAFSEVPPGDLTPSPPPDPSPPPPSVLSPNPMTPLADFLSPSPPGHSMPPEPIPPLESKFPADHSPPQPIALPPLPPHDTQATGPILQPEATLSLNTIFSLDRTLSQDINPLPNLPQIMNPNDSLACHHAPPSLSVSPPTDHPLTVTQSKSVSILLKSVPENSSPDSPGGLSTYVPTIRGTDHSSLSISELSWWQACAKDLFLAPSTLAPRDFNREFLALHSPESSLERHPTANLIEPGNLSFLSPHVLALLERQVRKRSDFLMWKEKEKEKGSFPKQLRPGHQLNPSGKMSESNADECDSAFSLPFWSSAGKPKELHMHEQPPYPKILEDHLQEKCMQLFWGLPSLHSESLPSAIRDSRDCTTIFLFNTISNASMGQESPVPLHRPPPSLPEIQPQPLPQTLPQSQPLPLTQVKSQAHLKSPLPILPSGPLPQIRICGVCYHRPPDESESLTSSEIQQLEWKVLQKQQESLWGSPSVVQRSQEEFCSSAPNFPYHQASQAHASISTLPVEFPLSDELRKKLEHHLRKRLIQHRWGLPRRICECLSLMMPPRDFSEIAKSESNRGLSRISVNKDLNVGLSQSKSFHERGSELLQVEKEMGKDQGHSPENGPKAHLLSDPESSSDKDPAYDSEKDLNSHMASLSGKASRALEESLDQKQLENVLKAHLSKKFEEISEARLPGTVRSSWHASKQTLLLSDKPRTQITQRSLPPSVGGDSSLNTFQELCFIDSSAQQMMETHIQSFRMRMEWGLPCRVLESIQAFKMEDAASQSLPYFYWPPSNNPTLEVDSKSEGFEPHRGSSKSVLQEKAETKNSALVLDRHCPATSPMGREGQGVPRQSPSGINQEIAEVVQRSKGARQTHLPVTCGITGKTSQKFTQLGNRCPPELPARQAGAKPETKDERVSSSDRREGRQDKKMKSEPFSMYNTARDIFRAKELNALQSKTGSVLTTSKPGSSQMIRENHSKTEITGTIESPAPKRQVPQDPKSSDLKEHLFGELKSKLEKRNQSQVQGQDTDRSPASESLTYKASLTHAHGVSSGDMGASQVLRVHLEDSGISRQQRQEPWVPKKDLKRSEDKKFPPATMRLSPPGPNKEELGGGDAGLGTSQPTRKSFPTQITASEETLGSKSSQTSSQKAQPPPESLFRKKMNDIFQWLRPGTKGKKQEHPPEKGRPISSAQSRGLVKGRAAVTGTTTAQKTRTVPGKFPVEKLGQRCATEVTRPQEPLPSLRKFVKTEQKAEEQAQAEPVQGHPSNYRAPSCKVPNAKSCHQEVVFAGQNYPTCSRRIRDHNRHPQKVVALKDQLLDQKRPLSVPRREHVPHPSSTCRRQAGPGASSCSHHC encoded by the exons atggagttcagtcaatggaatgttctctcatttctgaatagccatatggagttgtttttgagcatctgctcaacattcttagatagtgactATAACCTCAgcatcgtgtgtgggttgtggttgcttcttctgttcctgtgcttcctggtggggattccatctttaccaaccttgtggaaaaccaaaatctaccaaaag cgtcagggcagagccaagaggagaagaaaaggtggaacatcaagtg gttggagaaactaccagagggaaacagaggagaaaaggaggctaatttctattctgaaaag gcccctaggccggcctctcgataccacccgcattcgtcaactattatgcccagacccctcctgtgaggtgtgtaatagcacaactgctgaaatcaatcggctgctgttcctggaggacctggaagatgatactgcctctgtgtcctctatggcttccacagcttctgggactgagtcatcattcactctgtcctctgccttctcagaagtccctccaggagacctaacaccatcccctccacctgacccttccccaccgcccccctccgttctctcacctaacccaatgacacccttagctgactttctttcaccctcaccaccgggtcactctatgccaccagagcctattcctcccttggagtccaaattcccagcagaccattccccaccccaacccattgcccttccccctctcccaccacatgacacccaggcaacgggtcctattctccaaccagaggccactctgtctctgaatacgatcttctctcttgaccgcaccctttcccaagatattaaccccttaccaaatttgccccagataatgaatcccaatgactcactggcttgtcatcacgcaccaccaagcctgtctgtctcaccaccgacagaccaccctttaactgtgactcaatctaaatcggtttccatcttattgaagtctgttccagagaactcatctccagatagccctggggggttgtccacttatgtcccaacaatcagaggcactgaccattcaagcctgtccatttcagaattatcctggtggcaagcttgtgccaaagacttgttcttagcaccttccaccttggcaccacgtgattttaatcgagagtttcttgccctccattctccagagtcctctctggagagacaccctacagctaaccttatagagcctggtaacctctcatttctcagccctcatgtcctggcactcctggagagacaagtccgaaagaggagtgatttcctgatgtggaaggaaaaggagaaggagaagggctcttttccaaaacaacttaggccaggccaccaactaaatccttcggggaaaatgtcagagtcaaatgctgatgagtgtgactcagcattctcccttcctttctggagcagtgcaggcaaaccaaaggagctgcacatgcatgagcagcccccatatcctaaaatcttggaggaccatttacaggaaaaatgtatgcagctcttctggggtctcccatctctgcacagcgagtccttgccctctgctatccgtgactcacgtgactgcaccacaatcttccttttcaataccatctcaaatgcctccatgggccaagaatccccagtacctctccatcgcccacctccatccttgcctgagatccagccccaacccttgcctcaaaccctgccccaatcccagcccctacctctcactcaggtcaagtcccaggcccaccttaaatccccactcccaatcctaccatctggtcctctaccccagataaggatctgtggagtgtgttaCCATAGACCCccggatgaatcagagtctctcacctcatctgaaattcaacaactggaatggaaagtgttgcagaagcaacaggaaagtttgtggggttccccctctgtagtccaaagatctcaggaagaattttgttcttcagctcccaactttccttaccatcaggcctcccaggcccatgcctccatctccacccttcccgtagagtttcctctcagtgatgagctgaggaagaaactggaacatcaccttcgaaagaggctcatccaacaccggtggggcctgccccgcaggatctgtgagtgtctgtcactgatgatgcctccaagagatttctcagagatagctaagtcagaaagcaatcgtggactctcacggatctcggtgaacaaagatctaaatgttggattgagccaatccaaaagcttccatgagaggggttcagaactgcttcaggtagagaaggagatggggaaggatcaggggcatagcccagagaacggcccaaaagctcatctgttgagtgacccagagagctcttcagataaggatccggcatatgactctgagaaagacctaaatagtcacatggcaagtctgtcagggaaagcttcaagggccttggaggaaagtctagatcagaaacaacttgaaaatgtcctgaaagcacatttgagcaagaagtttgaggaaatcagtgaggctcggctccctgggacggtgcgcagttcatggcatgctagcaagcagacactgctgctttctgacaaaccccgcacccaaataactcagaggagtttgccaccttcagtgggtggggactcctccctgaataccttccaggagctttgcttcattgattccagtgcacaacagatgatggaaacccatattcAAAGTTTCCGTATGAGGATGGagtggggcctgccctgcagggtccttgaatccatacaggcgtttaaaaTGGAAGATGCTGCCtcccagtccttgccctatttctactggccgccctcaaataacccaactttggaagtcgactccaaatccgagggcttcgagccccacagaggaagctctaaatctgttcttcaagaaaaagcggaaacaaaaaattcagccctggtcctggatcgtcaTTGCCCTGCTACATCACctatgggcagggaaggacaaggggtgccgagacaatcaccctctggtatcaaccaagagattgcagaggttgttcagaggagtaagggtgccaggcagactcatctgcctgtcacatgtggcatcacaggcaaaacgagtcagaaatttactcaactaggcaacagatgccccccagagctgcctgcaaggcaagctggtgccaaacctgagacaaaagatgagagagtgagttccagtgatagaagagaagggcgacaggacaaaaagatgaagtcggaacccttttccatgtacaacacggccagggacatattcagggccaaggagctcaatgctctgcagtcaaaaactggtagtgtgttgacaaccagcaagccaggaagctcccaaatgatacgtgagaatcacagtaaaacagaaattactgggaccattgaaagccctgcaccaaaaagacaagttccccaagacccaaagtcatcggatcttaaggaacatctgtttggggaattaaagtcaaaactagagaagaggaatcagagccaggtccaaggccaagacactgacaggtcccctgcctcagagagcttgacttacaaggcctcactgactcatgcccacggtgtctccagtggggacatgggagcttcccaggtgctgcgtgtccatctggaggacagtgggatcagcaggcagcagcggcaggagccttgggtccctaagaaagacctaaagaggtccgaggataagaaattcccaccagctacaatgagactgagccctccgggccccaacaaagaagagcttggtggaggggatgcagggttggggacatcccaacctacaagaaagagtttccctactcagatcacagcatcagaggagacgcttgggagcaagtcttcccagacctcatcacagaaggcacagcctcctcctgaaagtctgttcagaaaaaagatgaacgacatttttcaatggcttcgtcctgggacaaaaggcaaaaagcaagaacaTCCCCCGGAAAAGGGccgccccatatcatctgcacagagcagaggcctggttaaagggagagctgccgttactgggaccaccacggctcagaagaccaggacggtccctgggaagttcccagtggagaaactggggcagcggtgtgcaacagaggtcacccgccctcaagagccccttccttccctgaggaagtttgtgaaaactgagcagaaggcagaagagcaggcccaggcagagcccgtccaggggcatccttccaactacagggctccctcctgtaaagtgccaaacgccaagtcctgccaccaagaagttgtctttgctggccagaattatcctacatgttctagacggatcagagaccacaacagacaccctcagaaagtcgtGGCGcttaaagatcagctattggatcagaagcgtcccttatctgtgccccgcagggagcatgtgccccatccaagctccacctgcaggcgtcaagccggcccaggggcctccagctgttctcaccactgctaa